ATAATTTGAAAGGGTTGAAAACATTCATCTGTTGTCTTGAAGGTCATTTGTCTAGCCTTACTATTCACAAAATGTATTACCATTCTATCTGAAAGGAAATGTTCTTCTCTTCAAATTGGCAGCTCCGCCAGACTACAGTGCTTGAAAAAGACGGACAAGTATTACCTATAAAAGATAATAACTGTGTTGCTTCTGATGTACATCAACAATCTGATGAACATCAACAATCTGACGAAGAGAGTGAAGATGATGACACTGTTCCTGTGGAAATTAGACCAGGGCACATTCGATTTGAGCCCCTTAAGAAAGGTCTGAATGAAGATCTCATCTACAAAGATTTATGAAGTAGAAATTAATTGCTTTCATGATCTAATATATGTTCAATGGTCTATTTAATGCAGATCAAGATCAGGCAGTACCGCAGAATCAGTTCTCAGTGGTTGGTTTGATTTCCCTCAATAAAAGATTAACAATTTCAGCTGTGTTTTACTCTCAATCATAAATTAGTCAATAAATCAGTGATATTGTTAATTATGCCAAAAAAATGTACTATGCATCATATTATATTTGCATTTGAACTTCTGGCTTTTTAGACTTTAGTGTTTGATGGAGGATAAAGAATATTTCTCTTGGAAAGTACAAAATTCACTAAACAGCCTTTTCTTAGAGGCCTGATAGATATCAGAGATGTGGGAGGAAGCTAACAAAATTCTTTAGGAttttttgattgatgattttaGAGGAATCAATGTGACTTGTTATAAATTTTGTGGCATTTGAACCATGTAATGTAATCCATATATTGATTCTCACTATAAGGTTAATAGCTCGAAGTTTTAGAACTTACCATGTTGAGTAGCTACTCAAATTTTTTGGTGCACAATTGTATTTCCATGTTAGTTTTGCATTATTGTCAAAACCTTGCATAAGATAGAGATCTGGATCTTTCAGGAAACATTTCAGTGGAATGGAATCACTAACAAGAAGAAGGGTCAGAAATGGGGTAAAGAGAGAATGTCATTCCATAAACATGATGGCTACGGGCATTCCAGTAAAGAGTATGCTACAGTTCAAAATGCTGAAAAGGAACCCACTTTCAATGTAGTAGATTTTGATAAGCTTCAACCTTTTACTGGTTTGCCTAAggtgtttttctttcattctccCTAACTAATGTGTACTTATGGCAATTCTCATTCTGCTTAGAGTAGTTGACCATTAACCCATGGCTGAGTTAGGAGTCCTTTCAGCTTCTGGTTAACCATTCAACTTATCTGTATTCTGTGCTTTGAATCTGTAAATTATAGTGCATGGTATTCATTTGGTGCTTTTTAATAACCTAATCATACACTGCAGGAGGGCGATGTAATTGCTTATCGATTGATCGAGTTATCAGCATCTTTCACTCCTGAACTTTCCTCCTTTAGGGTACATATCAAGTTTGCTTTTgaattacattataaaaaatctTGTGTCTGAGgtttaaattaatatgtatttCATTTATAACCTTGCAGGTTGGGAAAATATCTCAGTATGATTCTAAAACAAACAGGATTTGGCTGGAACTGGTTTTAGAATATCCTTTTGACTTTAAGAAAGAAACAGAGAAGGATGCATCTTCTTTTGAACAGTCTGATGCATCCCCTTATGGGGAGGATGGTTCTTTAGAGGTAAAgttacttcattttttttcccatttattttatttttgtgttgtaGCTTATATGATAGGGGGAAAGTTAATATGTCCGCCGTGGTAAATAAAACTATATGCTGATTGTTTGTTTGCTTGAAAATGACTGCTTTCCTTCTACAGATAGATTATGCATCGCTTGTTGACGTTCGAATGGTTAAGCATGGCCATTTTGGATCGAAAACTGCAGTTGTTTCTGGAGATGCATTTGTAAATCCAACAAAAGCAACTAATGGTAGCACTGATGAAAAACTTAAAGGTGATCGAACTAGCGCGGTTGGTTGCCATACAGAAAGGGAAGGTAAGGTCTTATCCCTGTTAAAACTTGCGATTCTtagaaacattaaaacaaatgtGGATTTGCTTACAGAAAATGGGGAAGTAAACGTTTGGGAAGAAATTAGCAAGGAATTAGAAGCAAAAAAGGCGAAGCTGTCGCAGGATGATGGGTGGAGCAGAGGAAAGAGCTCAAGCTCGAAGTCATGGTCTCATAGAGCTATGAGATGTAGTGCGTTGGGTCCAACAATGGCATTTTTAAGGTCCAACAATGGTCTTTAAAGAAACAAGCTTGTCCCACAATGTCACCTTTCCGCAGAATTTTGGTATATATACATGAACAACTTACCGAAACCATCATCACCAATGCTGGCTGTATGTCCTGATTTCAGCATACTATAGGAAAACCGTTTgaagttttattctttttgggATGTTATTTTTTGCACTCCTCATGAAATCCAATTAGAAAATAGAATCAACTTCTGCACATACTTATGCTTATAACATTGATATGAAAGAGAATTCAAATCATGAAATTAAGATGAGTAATCACTGACTGTGGAGGTAAATGGACTAAGATTAGAGTGCAAGTTATctcctgtttttttttttacgctaTCCTTTTACAAGGAGAGTTTAGTTAgagattttaaattcaattgttAATGTAAAACTTGAGTGTAAGTTTTTCTCTTAATGATTCTATCTAATGTGAAcaatctttaataaaaaataagtgtgAACCATTGAAAGGAAAGTGAAACGTGTAAACACTAGACATATCTCTTGtcttgaaaagaaataaaatagaaaagggCTTAAGTTTTGTGGTCCACTGAGAAGACCTGTCCAAAGTAGCCGCCACAGAATTATCTTCATAATCACATCATTACATTACATAATGTTCTTATTATACAATACCATTAATATTACTATTTCATCCTTACAAAATATCCAACCACCCCATCTTTCTCCTCTTCCAATATCAAAATTGTTAAATGTTTCACATATACtggaaataaaacaaaattataatatatttaagaacTAAATACACTTTTTAATTTCTCAAGTTTAATACTTAGAcattgaaaacatattttaccAAAGTTGagaaattaagtatttttaatttaaaagatgaaGAAACAGTTAAGACTAACATAAATGCTCTTATAATATGTTTGTACACTATAACCTAGTGAAAAAATAACTTGTAGATATACAAATTTCGATGATTGATGATTGTAAGGTAATTTCTTTATGTATCTCCGTATTTATACTTGTATttccataaatttttatattttgaaatatataatttagaatatatatttttttttacatttctaatttcagaatattaaataaaaaatatactttacattattttaaattgtacaatctaaaatataaattttatatttttgaattattgttttaggaataaaaaaattacattctaaattatatattttgaaatacaaattatatat
This sequence is a window from Vigna angularis cultivar LongXiaoDou No.4 chromosome 2, ASM1680809v1, whole genome shotgun sequence. Protein-coding genes within it:
- the LOC108326879 gene encoding coilin isoform X1 codes for the protein MTELVRLRVVFEDPGMLSKSKKKEGLRRCWFLLKPQHSTISDVASHLHKAFRLHRTCPRGIILLMDDFVIPSFESTCILKDKDIICVKRKGSTRTDVEPSMPSMLSPAPRGHLAIELPNDLANEGFQVQEEFGAEETMSQEDDDDENDVYVESKSDGKATSKKRKASRKLKSPSQKKIKLSTSENLSVIPEVHEEENEGGIHHQLSFVKKDKKKSSNLSSKLNKPSNLDKQKNDKSDCPSDETRLVQPQDESATKKLPSRSARRKKAKRRWLRELKLEKEKQEKEMFFSSNWQLRQTTVLEKDGQVLPIKDNNCVASDVHQQSDEHQQSDEESEDDDTVPVEIRPGHIRFEPLKKDQDQAVPQNQFSVETFQWNGITNKKKGQKWGKERMSFHKHDGYGHSSKEYATVQNAEKEPTFNVVDFDKLQPFTGLPKEGDVIAYRLIELSASFTPELSSFRVGKISQYDSKTNRIWLELVLEYPFDFKKETEKDASSFEQSDASPYGEDGSLEIDYASLVDVRMVKHGHFGSKTAVVSGDAFVNPTKATNGSTDEKLKGDRTSAVGCHTEREENGEVNVWEEISKELEAKKAKLSQDDGWSRGKSSSSKSWSHRAMRCSALGPTMAFLRSNNGL
- the LOC108326879 gene encoding coilin isoform X3 produces the protein MTELVRLRVVFEDPGMLSKSKKKEGLRRCWFLLKPQHSTISDVASHLHKAFRLHRTCPRGIILLMDDFVIPSFESTCILKDKDIICVKRKGSTRTDVEPSMPSMLSPAPRGHLAIELPNDLANEGFQVQEEFGAEETMSQEDDDDENDVYVESKSDGKATSKKRKASRKLKSPRLVQPQDESATKKLPSRSARRKKAKRRWLRELKLEKEKQEKEMFFSSNWQLRQTTVLEKDGQVLPIKDNNCVASDVHQQSDEHQQSDEESEDDDTVPVEIRPGHIRFEPLKKDQDQAVPQNQFSVETFQWNGITNKKKGQKWGKERMSFHKHDGYGHSSKEYATVQNAEKEPTFNVVDFDKLQPFTGLPKEGDVIAYRLIELSASFTPELSSFRVGKISQYDSKTNRIWLELVLEYPFDFKKETEKDASSFEQSDASPYGEDGSLEIDYASLVDVRMVKHGHFGSKTAVVSGDAFVNPTKATNGSTDEKLKGDRTSAVGCHTEREENGEVNVWEEISKELEAKKAKLSQDDGWSRGKSSSSKSWSHRAMRCSALGPTMAFLRSNNGL
- the LOC108326879 gene encoding coilin isoform X2, whose product is MTELVRLRVVFEDPGMLSKSKKKEGLRRCWFLLKPQHSTISDVASHLHKAFRLHRTCPRGIILLMDDFVIPSFESTCILKDKDIICVKRKGSTRTDVEPSMPSMLSPAPRGHLAIELPNDLANEGFQVQEEFGAEETMSQEDDDDENDVYVESKSDGKATSKKRKASRKLKSPSQKKIKLSTSENLSVIPEVHEEENEGGIHHQLSFVKKDKKKSSNLSSKLNKPSNLDKQKNDKSDCPSDETRLVQPQDESATKKLPSRSARRKKAKRRWLRELKLEKEKQEKLRQTTVLEKDGQVLPIKDNNCVASDVHQQSDEHQQSDEESEDDDTVPVEIRPGHIRFEPLKKDQDQAVPQNQFSVETFQWNGITNKKKGQKWGKERMSFHKHDGYGHSSKEYATVQNAEKEPTFNVVDFDKLQPFTGLPKEGDVIAYRLIELSASFTPELSSFRVGKISQYDSKTNRIWLELVLEYPFDFKKETEKDASSFEQSDASPYGEDGSLEIDYASLVDVRMVKHGHFGSKTAVVSGDAFVNPTKATNGSTDEKLKGDRTSAVGCHTEREENGEVNVWEEISKELEAKKAKLSQDDGWSRGKSSSSKSWSHRAMRCSALGPTMAFLRSNNGL